In Campylobacter sp. 2014D-0216, the following proteins share a genomic window:
- the lgt gene encoding prolipoprotein diacylglyceryl transferase: MEFWQNIYANFDVVAFEIFGLKVHWYGIMYVLALLVALMVAKYYAIKDKMGISKAMLDSYFIWVEIGVILGARLGYILIYDAHTFWYLTRPWQIFNPFYNGEFVGIRGMSYHGAVVGFLIATYAFCKKNKQNLWKYLDLVAISVPCGYIFGRIGNFLNQELFGRSTDVAWGIYVDGALRHPSQLYEAFLEGFVVFILLLLIKKYKKYNGELIAYYTIFYAIARFICEFYREPDYGIGFVVLGLSMGQILSLLMLLLGLILSFYLRIVKKSL; the protein is encoded by the coding sequence ATGGAATTTTGGCAAAATATTTATGCAAATTTTGATGTAGTTGCTTTTGAAATTTTTGGCTTAAAAGTGCATTGGTATGGCATTATGTATGTGTTGGCTTTGCTAGTTGCTTTAATGGTGGCAAAATACTATGCTATTAAAGATAAAATGGGAATTTCAAAAGCAATGCTTGATAGTTATTTTATCTGGGTTGAAATCGGTGTGATTTTGGGTGCAAGATTGGGTTATATTTTAATCTATGATGCACACACTTTTTGGTATCTTACTCGCCCTTGGCAAATTTTTAATCCTTTTTATAATGGAGAATTTGTAGGGATTAGAGGTATGAGTTATCATGGCGCGGTTGTGGGTTTTTTGATCGCTACTTATGCTTTTTGTAAAAAAAATAAACAAAATTTATGGAAATATCTTGATCTAGTTGCTATTAGTGTTCCTTGTGGTTATATTTTTGGACGTATAGGAAATTTTTTAAATCAAGAATTATTCGGTAGAAGCACCGATGTGGCTTGGGGTATTTATGTAGATGGGGCATTGCGTCATCCTTCTCAGCTTTATGAAGCGTTTTTGGAAGGTTTTGTTGTTTTTATTCTTTTATTATTGATAAAAAAATATAAAAAATACAACGGCGAGTTGATCGCATATTATACGATTTTTTATGCCATAGCTCGTTTTATTTGCGAGTTTTATAGAGAGCCTGATTATGGTATAGGCTTTGTTGTTCTTGGTTTGAGCATGGGGCAAATTTTAAGTTTATTGATGTTGTTATTGGGACTTATTTTATCTTTTTATTTAAGAATTGTTAAAAAAAGTTTATAA
- a CDS encoding fumarate reductase cytochrome b subunit — protein sequence MSQLIEGFLGKSIDGKKSKMPAKLDYIQSATGLFLGLFMWAHMFFVSTILVSDDFFDSVVHFLELKFIIDSPMMSYITSFLAACVLVIFFVHAALAMRKFPINFRQYQLCRTHLKYMNHGDSSLWWVQAATGFVMFFLGSAHLIFVITNADKISADMSGDRVVSHFMWLFYLALLICVELHGSIGLYRLCVKWGWFEGKDAKESRKKLKKAKWFISVFFLVLGLLSLAAFAKIGLKNNQNNSIAQIVKTYDGAKYEHTI from the coding sequence ATGAGCCAACTCATTGAAGGTTTTCTAGGCAAGAGTATTGATGGCAAAAAAAGCAAAATGCCAGCAAAGCTTGACTATATTCAAAGTGCAACAGGCTTGTTTTTGGGCTTGTTTATGTGGGCACATATGTTTTTCGTTTCTACCATTTTGGTTAGTGATGATTTTTTTGATTCAGTGGTTCATTTTTTAGAACTAAAATTTATCATTGATAGCCCTATGATGAGCTACATCACTTCTTTCTTAGCTGCCTGTGTTTTGGTGATTTTCTTTGTGCATGCTGCTCTTGCTATGAGAAAATTTCCTATCAACTTTAGACAATATCAACTTTGTAGAACGCATTTAAAATATATGAATCATGGTGATTCATCTTTATGGTGGGTTCAAGCTGCAACAGGTTTTGTGATGTTTTTCTTGGGTTCTGCACACTTAATCTTTGTAATAACTAATGCAGATAAAATCAGTGCTGATATGTCAGGCGATAGAGTAGTGAGCCATTTTATGTGGTTATTTTACCTTGCTTTATTAATTTGTGTTGAACTTCATGGAAGTATCGGTCTTTATAGATTGTGTGTAAAATGGGGTTGGTTTGAAGGAAAAGACGCAAAAGAAAGCCGTAAAAAACTGAAAAAAGCAAAATGGTTTATTAGTGTTTTCTTCTTAGTTTTAGGTTTACTAAGCTTAGCTGCTTTTGCAAAAATAGGTTTAAAAAATAATCAAAATAATTCTATAGCACAAATAGTAAAAACTTATGATGGAGCTAAATATGAACATACAATATAG
- a CDS encoding fumarate reductase flavoprotein subunit yields the protein MNIQYSDALVIGGGLAGLRAAIEVAKSGQSVTLLSICPVKRSHSAAVQGGMQASLGNSVKGEGDNEDVHFADTVKGSDWGCDQEVARMFAQTAPKAVRELAAWGVPWTRVTKGPRTVVINAQKTTIEEKEEAHGLINARDFGGTKKWRTCYIADATGHCMLYGVANEAIKHQVKIIDRMEAVRIIHDGKKCLGAIARDLTNGELIAYVARGTMIATGGYGRIYKQTTNAVICEGTGAAIALETGLCRLSNMEAVQFHPTPIVPSGILLTEGCRGDGGILRDVDGYRFMPDYEPEKKELASRDVVSRRMMEHIRKGKGVKSPYGDHLWLDISILGRAHVEKNLRDVQDICKTFNGIDPADEGPKGWAPVLPMQHYSMGGIRTKPTGESQWLSGLFACGEAACWDMHGFNRLGGNSCSETVVAGMIIGDYFAQYCKENGSEIDTNIVKSFLSKEYDYLKSLVSKEGKHDVFEIKNRMKDIMWEKVAIFRTGQGLEEAVKELEELYHKSLDLKVHDKELKCANPELEEAYRVPRMLKIALCVAYGALLRTESRGAHYREDYPKRDDLNWMKRTNTYWVEGESMPRVEYEDLDIMKMEIPPAFRGYGAKGNIIENPLSEKRQAEVDAIREKMEAEGKGRYEIQHALMPYELQAKFKAPNQRIGVDYE from the coding sequence ATGAACATACAATATAGCGATGCCTTAGTTATCGGTGGTGGTCTTGCGGGTTTAAGAGCTGCTATTGAAGTTGCAAAAAGTGGTCAAAGTGTAACTTTATTAAGTATTTGTCCAGTTAAAAGATCTCACTCAGCTGCTGTACAAGGTGGTATGCAAGCGAGTTTGGGTAATAGTGTTAAAGGCGAAGGCGATAATGAAGATGTGCATTTTGCTGATACTGTAAAAGGATCTGACTGGGGTTGTGATCAAGAAGTTGCAAGAATGTTTGCACAAACTGCACCAAAAGCTGTGCGTGAGCTTGCTGCTTGGGGTGTGCCTTGGACTAGAGTTACAAAAGGACCTAGAACCGTTGTTATCAATGCACAAAAAACAACGATTGAAGAAAAAGAAGAAGCACATGGTTTAATCAATGCAAGAGACTTTGGTGGTACTAAAAAATGGAGAACATGCTATATTGCTGATGCAACAGGGCATTGTATGCTATATGGTGTGGCAAATGAAGCGATTAAACATCAGGTTAAAATCATCGATAGAATGGAAGCGGTTAGAATTATCCATGATGGTAAAAAATGTTTAGGAGCTATAGCAAGAGATTTAACCAATGGAGAGTTGATCGCTTATGTTGCTAGAGGAACTATGATCGCAACAGGTGGTTATGGTAGAATTTATAAGCAAACTACTAATGCGGTAATTTGTGAAGGTACAGGAGCTGCAATTGCTTTAGAAACCGGACTTTGCAGACTTTCAAATATGGAAGCAGTGCAGTTTCACCCAACTCCAATCGTACCAAGTGGTATCTTGCTAACTGAAGGTTGTAGAGGTGATGGTGGTATTTTAAGAGATGTAGATGGTTACCGTTTTATGCCTGATTATGAGCCTGAGAAAAAAGAACTTGCAAGTAGAGATGTTGTAAGTCGTAGAATGATGGAGCATATTAGAAAAGGAAAAGGTGTAAAAAGTCCTTATGGAGATCATTTGTGGCTTGATATTTCGATCCTTGGTCGCGCTCATGTTGAAAAAAATCTTCGTGATGTTCAAGATATTTGTAAGACATTTAATGGTATTGATCCTGCTGATGAGGGTCCAAAAGGTTGGGCACCAGTTTTACCAATGCAGCACTATTCAATGGGTGGTATTAGAACAAAGCCAACCGGTGAAAGCCAATGGTTAAGCGGTCTTTTTGCATGTGGTGAGGCAGCTTGTTGGGATATGCATGGTTTTAACCGTTTGGGTGGAAATTCATGCTCTGAAACTGTTGTTGCAGGTATGATTATAGGGGATTATTTTGCACAATACTGCAAAGAAAATGGCAGTGAGATTGATACTAATATTGTTAAATCTTTCCTTTCTAAAGAGTATGATTACTTAAAATCTCTTGTAAGTAAAGAAGGAAAACATGATGTATTTGAAATTAAAAATAGAATGAAAGATATCATGTGGGAAAAAGTAGCTATCTTTAGAACAGGTCAAGGTCTTGAAGAAGCGGTGAAAGAGCTCGAAGAGCTATATCACAAATCACTTGATTTGAAAGTACATGATAAAGAATTAAAATGTGCAAATCCAGAACTAGAAGAAGCTTACAGGGTTCCAAGAATGCTAAAAATCGCTCTATGTGTTGCTTATGGAGCACTTTTAAGAACAGAAAGTCGTGGGGCTCATTATAGAGAAGATTATCCAAAAAGAGATGATTTAAACTGGATGAAAAGAACAAATACTTACTGGGTAGAGGGTGAAAGCATGCCTAGGGTTGAGTATGAAGATCTTGACATTATGAAAATGGAAATTCCACCAGCATTTAGAGGTTATGGTGCTAAAGGAAATATCATAGAAAATCCACTCAGCGAAAAACGTCAAGCTGAAGTTGATGCGATCCGCGAGAAAATGGAAGCAGAAGGCAAAGGTAGATATGAAATTCAGCATGCTTTAATGCCTTATGAATTGCAAGCTAAATTTAAAGCACCAAATCAAAGAATAGGAGTTGATTATGAGTAG
- a CDS encoding fumarate reductase iron-sulfur subunit, producing MSRKLTIRAFKYNPLSKISKPHFVTYELEETPFMTIFVCLTQIREKMDADLSFDFVCRAGICGSCAMMINGKPKLACKTLTKDYPDGVIELMPLPAFRHIKDLSVNTGEWFDGMCKRVESWVHNEKETDISKLEERIEPEVADETFELDRCIECGICVASCATKLMRPDFIAATGLLRTARYLQDPHDHRSIEDFYELVGDDDGVFGCMSLLACEDNCPKELPLQSKIAYMRRQLVAQRNK from the coding sequence ATGAGTAGAAAATTAACAATAAGAGCATTTAAATACAACCCATTAAGTAAAATTTCTAAACCTCATTTTGTTACTTATGAGCTTGAAGAAACTCCATTTATGACGATTTTTGTGTGCTTAACTCAAATTAGAGAAAAAATGGATGCAGATTTGAGCTTTGACTTTGTATGTAGAGCAGGGATTTGTGGAAGTTGTGCGATGATGATTAATGGTAAGCCAAAATTAGCTTGTAAAACTTTGACAAAAGATTATCCAGATGGTGTTATAGAGCTTATGCCTTTGCCTGCATTTAGACATATTAAAGATTTAAGTGTTAACACAGGCGAGTGGTTTGATGGTATGTGTAAGCGTGTTGAGAGCTGGGTACATAATGAAAAAGAAACAGATATCTCTAAACTTGAAGAGCGTATTGAGCCAGAAGTTGCTGATGAGACTTTCGAGCTTGATCGTTGTATAGAGTGTGGAATTTGTGTTGCTTCGTGTGCAACTAAACTAATGAGACCTGATTTTATCGCAGCTACTGGACTTTTAAGAACAGCTAGATACTTACAAGATCCACATGATCACAGAAGTATAGAAGATTTTTATGAGTTAGTGGGTGATGATGATGGCGTATTTGGGTGTATGTCTTTGCTTGCGTGTGAGGATAACTGTCCAAAAGAGCTTCCTTTGCAAAGTAAAATCGCTTATATGAGAAGACAGCTTGTCGCCCAAAGAAATAAATAA
- a CDS encoding dynamin family protein, with protein MSPKEINNPSPQEKGAIKALLEQIWKNHSVYLDTHALLDESMVDTQKAAIILSTDLSNYERFSALSEFKNLMKSLNLRLDLYGIQYAQVCFINALILGILDKNELLKDLEKLQKITDNTLIYTFISKQKTIKKDYKQESKNSHQALDDINQSIQKICDDDKVQKLLQEALLKFSSIDFSIAVTGVVNAGKSSMLNALLKQDFLGVSNVPETANLSVLKYGQEHKAKIYFWNKEEWEEILKSSRDNQDMKDLITQLEENFNISKYIEKDGKTLEVDFNSLKDYTSAKNKISTLIKKIELFSMLDFLKDNVYIVDTPGLDDVIIQRELLTKSYIQKADFLIHLMNASQSLSQKDTEFIIECLLTSRVSKLLVVLTKADLLDQKDLQEVISYTQKKVKENLAQRQLDQELVKNVEFVCISSKLANDFYQNKGGNLEQSNILALEELIAKSLYDKNKIALNAYKKELLLHVEKLEEKTNLSNKLLSYENFELDQQNKLIIDDFKAKKDKLKQIKIELNTLFNAKDENTQEVTTLLHLLAKKLKEKLIDELKYNQNNKIKNNFQRLSTIIDTTLKDGIFDLLRELKYQSECKISEIKNTLSMKYDFLKGVLVQNCDDFKNKVETKIENIFSGKLFVKLKSDLLENLMQNKDIYKLETILEEQILQQLQNFGIEKIANELKHNQEFFAHLELSLNLYEKEQEEQLKDLKDLILQMEQNEQNTKELLEKNNIKLNQLKTLKMELLNAK; from the coding sequence TTGTCGCCCAAAGAAATAAATAATCCTAGCCCCCAAGAAAAGGGGGCTATTAAAGCATTACTAGAACAAATTTGGAAAAACCACAGCGTCTATCTTGATACTCATGCATTGCTTGATGAGAGTATGGTGGATACTCAAAAAGCTGCGATTATTTTAAGTACTGATCTTAGTAATTATGAAAGATTTAGTGCTTTAAGTGAATTTAAAAACTTGATGAAAAGTTTGAATTTACGTTTAGATCTTTATGGCATACAGTATGCGCAAGTTTGTTTTATTAATGCTTTGATTTTAGGAATTTTGGATAAAAACGAACTTTTAAAAGACTTAGAAAAACTTCAAAAAATTACAGATAACACTTTAATTTATACCTTTATATCTAAACAAAAGACAATTAAAAAAGATTATAAACAAGAAAGTAAAAATTCTCATCAAGCTTTAGATGATATCAATCAAAGCATACAAAAAATTTGTGATGATGATAAAGTCCAAAAGCTTTTGCAAGAGGCTTTGCTTAAATTTAGTAGTATTGATTTTTCTATCGCGGTAACAGGTGTTGTAAATGCAGGTAAATCAAGCATGTTAAATGCGCTTTTAAAGCAAGACTTTTTAGGGGTATCAAATGTGCCAGAGACTGCAAATTTGAGTGTTTTAAAATATGGTCAAGAACATAAGGCAAAGATATATTTTTGGAATAAGGAAGAATGGGAGGAGATCTTAAAAAGCTCTAGAGATAATCAAGATATGAAAGATCTTATCACACAACTTGAAGAAAATTTTAATATATCTAAGTACATTGAAAAAGATGGTAAAACTTTAGAAGTTGATTTTAATTCACTCAAAGATTATACTAGTGCAAAAAATAAAATTTCTACACTCATTAAAAAAATAGAACTTTTTTCTATGCTTGATTTTTTAAAAGACAATGTCTACATCGTTGATACCCCGGGGCTTGATGATGTGATTATCCAAAGAGAGCTTTTAACAAAAAGTTATATCCAAAAAGCTGACTTTTTGATCCATCTTATGAATGCTTCTCAAAGTCTTAGTCAAAAAGATACGGAATTTATCATAGAATGTTTATTAACATCAAGAGTAAGCAAGCTTTTGGTTGTGCTTACCAAAGCAGATTTGCTTGATCAAAAAGATCTGCAAGAAGTGATTAGTTATACTCAAAAGAAAGTTAAAGAAAATTTAGCCCAAAGACAGCTTGATCAAGAGCTAGTAAAAAATGTAGAGTTTGTATGTATTTCTTCTAAACTCGCAAATGATTTTTATCAAAACAAAGGTGGGAATTTAGAACAAAGTAATATTTTAGCTCTAGAAGAGCTTATAGCCAAAAGTTTGTATGATAAAAATAAAATCGCCCTAAATGCTTATAAAAAAGAATTGCTTTTGCATGTAGAAAAACTTGAAGAAAAAACCAATCTTTCCAATAAATTGCTAAGTTATGAAAATTTTGAATTAGACCAACAAAATAAACTCATTATTGATGATTTTAAAGCAAAAAAGGACAAATTAAAGCAGATAAAAATAGAGCTAAATACTCTTTTTAATGCAAAAGATGAAAATACACAAGAAGTTACAACGCTTTTGCATTTACTAGCTAAGAAGCTAAAAGAAAAACTCATAGATGAGTTAAAGTACAACCAAAACAATAAAATCAAAAATAACTTCCAAAGATTAAGCACCATTATCGATACAACTTTAAAAGATGGAATTTTTGATCTTTTAAGGGAGTTAAAATACCAAAGCGAGTGTAAAATCAGCGAAATTAAAAACACTTTAAGTATGAAGTATGACTTTTTAAAAGGTGTTTTAGTGCAAAATTGTGATGATTTTAAAAATAAGGTTGAGACAAAAATCGAAAATATTTTCAGTGGTAAACTCTTTGTTAAATTAAAATCAGATCTTTTAGAAAATCTTATGCAAAATAAGGATATTTATAAACTAGAAACTATACTAGAAGAGCAAATTTTACAGCAGTTGCAAAATTTTGGTATAGAAAAAATTGCAAATGAATTAAAACACAATCAAGAGTTTTTTGCTCATTTGGAGCTTAGCTTAAATTTATATGAAAAAGAACAAGAAGAACAGCTTAAAGATTTAAAAGACTTGATTTTACAAATGGAGCAAAATGAGCAAAATACCAAAGAACTTCTAGAAAAAAACAATATCAAACTTAATCAACTAAAGACTTTGAAAATGGAGCTTTTAAATGCAAAATGA
- a CDS encoding dynamin family protein codes for MQNDLIEDFLKAYEKTYCKSFDDSFEGKILSIKNAFLEPSLRLNGFFLKELEGIIASYKKPINIAIIGQFSSGKSTLLNLILKKECLPTGVVPVTFKPTFLRYAKEYFLRVEYEDGSDEIVDISKLSHFSDQRNELKETKSLHLFAPIELLKNITLIDTPGLNANDIDTLTTYKELSFMHSAIWLSLIDNAGKKSEEEAIKANAKLLERGGICVLNQKDKLNQEELDNVLSYAHLVFDKYFKKLIAISCKEAKTDLKKSNLPLLYEYLEGLDYENIKKDFIREKLDLLCVILLNQYDLFQDTLEQLKLKLDEVLEFFYTKELERKIQILNHHCLDKLKLVGEKIAQEILKSIKEKESCYYKEAKGLFKKNLYEKVTYKAPYLSSDDAFLAMFYHSETMNKEFKKMKNEIALEFNQIKDEFFQLFRTLEEPILLFKAQFSNLQKENELESEEEFASFRSFASASEEFFVKDFKRLLFKSQLELDLFLEKLNLKALANYESATKLALGFFSTKMNASKEFYELDSTEFSLYYPKASEVHQRVLSELNVYEFEDLLLNKPVVLKIYQNYIQTFTKLIEAKKHFIQNLHHEFEAKKSMISSIKSQIAKL; via the coding sequence ATGCAAAATGATTTGATTGAAGATTTTTTAAAAGCTTATGAGAAGACTTATTGCAAAAGTTTCGATGATAGTTTTGAGGGAAAAATTCTTTCGATTAAAAATGCCTTTTTAGAGCCAAGTTTGCGTTTAAATGGGTTTTTTTTAAAAGAGCTTGAAGGGATTATAGCAAGTTATAAAAAGCCGATTAATATAGCTATTATAGGGCAGTTTTCAAGCGGAAAATCTACGCTTTTAAATTTGATTTTAAAAAAAGAATGTCTACCAACAGGTGTGGTGCCAGTGACTTTTAAACCGACTTTTTTACGTTATGCTAAGGAGTATTTTTTAAGAGTAGAGTATGAAGATGGAAGTGATGAGATTGTAGATATAAGTAAGCTTTCGCATTTTAGCGATCAAAGAAATGAATTAAAAGAAACTAAAAGCTTACATCTTTTTGCGCCTATTGAACTTTTAAAAAATATCACGCTTATAGACACTCCAGGACTTAACGCAAATGATATCGATACACTTACTACTTATAAAGAACTTTCTTTTATGCATAGTGCGATTTGGCTTAGTTTGATTGATAATGCAGGTAAAAAAAGTGAAGAAGAAGCTATAAAAGCCAATGCTAAGCTTTTAGAGCGTGGCGGAATTTGCGTGCTAAATCAAAAAGATAAACTAAATCAAGAAGAATTAGATAATGTGCTAAGCTATGCGCATTTAGTTTTTGATAAATATTTCAAAAAGCTTATTGCTATTTCATGTAAAGAGGCAAAAACTGATTTAAAAAAATCTAATTTGCCGTTATTGTATGAGTATTTAGAAGGGCTTGATTATGAAAATATTAAAAAAGATTTTATCAGAGAAAAACTTGATCTTTTGTGTGTAATTTTACTGAATCAATATGATCTTTTTCAAGATACACTAGAACAGTTAAAACTCAAACTAGATGAGGTTTTAGAGTTTTTTTATACTAAAGAACTAGAGCGAAAAATCCAAATTTTAAATCATCATTGTTTAGACAAATTGAAGCTTGTTGGCGAGAAAATCGCTCAAGAAATTTTAAAATCAATCAAAGAAAAAGAAAGTTGTTACTATAAAGAAGCTAAGGGATTGTTTAAAAAAAATCTTTATGAAAAGGTTACTTATAAAGCACCTTATCTTTCAAGCGATGATGCTTTTTTGGCTATGTTTTATCATTCTGAAACGATGAATAAAGAATTTAAAAAAATGAAAAATGAGATCGCTTTGGAATTTAATCAAATCAAAGATGAATTTTTTCAACTTTTTCGCACCTTAGAAGAGCCTATTTTGCTATTTAAAGCACAGTTTTCTAATCTACAAAAAGAAAACGAATTAGAAAGCGAAGAAGAATTTGCTAGTTTTAGAAGTTTTGCAAGTGCTAGTGAAGAATTTTTTGTGAAAGACTTTAAGCGATTGTTATTCAAAAGCCAACTTGAACTTGACCTGTTTTTGGAAAAATTAAACCTCAAAGCTTTGGCAAATTATGAAAGTGCTACTAAGCTTGCTTTAGGATTTTTTAGTACTAAAATGAATGCGAGTAAGGAATTTTATGAGTTAGACAGCACCGAGTTTAGCTTGTATTATCCAAAAGCTAGTGAGGTACATCAAAGGGTTTTAAGTGAACTTAATGTGTATGAATTTGAAGATTTACTTTTAAATAAGCCCGTTGTTTTAAAAATTTATCAAAATTACATACAAACTTTTACAAAACTAATAGAAGCAAAAAAGCATTTTATACAAAATTTACATCATGAATTTGAAGCTAAAAAATCAATGATTTCTAGCATCAAATCACAAATTGCTAAGCTTTAA
- a CDS encoding NAD(P)H-dependent oxidoreductase, with protein MKNILLLNGSKELKFSKGKLNATLQELAKETLTSLGYHIKETIIDKGYTIEEELQKLMWADVWVYQMPGWWMGEPWIVKKYIDEVYIQGKDQFFINDGRTSANPSLNYGTGGLLKEKKYMFSLTWNAPIEAFNLKGEFFDGVGVDMVYLHLHKTHQYMGMSALPTFICNDVCKNPQIPTYLENYKKHLEAIFKA; from the coding sequence ATGAAAAATATTTTATTACTTAATGGATCAAAAGAGTTAAAATTTTCAAAAGGCAAGCTAAATGCAACCTTACAAGAACTTGCAAAAGAAACACTAACATCACTAGGTTATCATATAAAAGAAACGATTATCGACAAGGGCTACACCATAGAAGAAGAACTTCAAAAGCTCATGTGGGCTGATGTATGGGTATATCAAATGCCTGGCTGGTGGATGGGAGAACCTTGGATAGTAAAAAAATACATCGATGAGGTCTATATACAAGGCAAGGATCAATTTTTCATCAATGATGGGCGAACTAGTGCTAACCCTAGCTTAAATTATGGCACCGGAGGTTTGTTAAAAGAAAAAAAATACATGTTTTCTCTCACATGGAACGCACCTATTGAGGCTTTTAATTTAAAGGGTGAATTTTTCGATGGAGTGGGGGTTGATATGGTGTATTTACATTTACACAAAACACACCAATACATGGGAATGAGTGCCTTACCTACTTTTATATGCAATGATGTATGTAAAAACCCACAAATACCAACATATTTAGAAAACTACAAAAAGCATTTAGAAGCAATATTTAAAGCTTAG
- a CDS encoding gluconate 2-dehydrogenase subunit 3 family protein translates to MQDNVIDRRNFFKLSLLGGSVIAASTIGGGTVLHAAELAHEHKSTQDKSNKVRGRMFFQVQTDFDNLSAACERIYPKDEQGEGAIGLGVPYFIDNQLASAYGYNDREYLQGPFIEGIPEQGYQTPMKRNDIFLEGVKALEVISQKRYKKSFSSLKGTDQDKILIDLEKNKIDFIGFKSSEFFTLLREMTIAGALSDPIYGGNDNKNGWRMMQYPGAQMSYIDKIASDEFFNMEPMGLADMEG, encoded by the coding sequence ATGCAAGACAATGTCATTGATCGTAGAAATTTTTTCAAGTTAAGTCTTTTGGGAGGTAGCGTGATCGCTGCTAGCACTATAGGAGGTGGAACTGTACTACATGCTGCAGAGTTAGCACATGAACATAAAAGTACTCAAGATAAATCTAACAAAGTAAGAGGAAGAATGTTTTTTCAAGTGCAAACTGATTTTGATAATTTAAGCGCAGCATGTGAGAGAATATACCCAAAAGATGAACAAGGAGAGGGCGCTATAGGTTTGGGTGTGCCTTATTTTATCGATAACCAATTAGCCTCAGCATATGGCTATAATGATAGAGAGTATCTACAAGGACCTTTTATAGAAGGTATACCTGAACAAGGTTATCAAACTCCTATGAAACGCAATGATATTTTCTTAGAAGGTGTTAAAGCTTTAGAGGTTATTTCTCAAAAGCGTTATAAAAAAAGCTTTTCATCTTTAAAAGGAACTGATCAGGACAAAATTTTGATTGATTTGGAAAAAAATAAAATTGATTTCATAGGATTTAAATCTTCTGAATTTTTTACGCTTTTAAGAGAAATGACGATAGCTGGAGCTTTATCTGATCCAATTTATGGTGGTAATGATAATAAAAATGGTTGGAGAATGATGCAATATCCAGGGGCACAAATGAGTTATATAGACAAAATAGCAAGTGATGAATTTTTTAACATGGAGCCTATGGGCTTAGCAGATATGGAAGGATAA